One stretch of Arachis duranensis cultivar V14167 chromosome 1, aradu.V14167.gnm2.J7QH, whole genome shotgun sequence DNA includes these proteins:
- the LOC107483319 gene encoding uncharacterized protein LOC107483319, with the protein MAAQSSCSSRSRSSSHSRLLLCSHGEKSVLRISGTKENLGRRFWGCVYFEVQQGYNFFHWADPETEVEHSEIARIRKKVSMLKSRMKAVEWKLKVYSVVVVGKLG; encoded by the exons ATGGCTGCACAAAGCTCATGCTCGTCTCGAAGCAGATCTTCGTCACATAGTAGGCTGCTACTTTGTTCCCATGGTGAGAAGTCGGTGCTGCGAATCTCAGGTACAAAGGAGAACCTAGGTCGCAGATTTTGGGGATGTGTCTACTTTGag GTGCAACAAGGCTATAATTTCTTTCATTGGGCAGATCCAGAGACTGAGGTGGAACACTCAGAAATTGCTAGAATAAGGAAGAAGGTTTCGATGCTGAAATCAAGAATGAAAGCGGTAGAGTGGAAGCTAAAG GTGTATTCTGTTGTTGTTGTAGGTAAATTGGGCTAA